The DNA sequence TAGCGGACGCCCGGCACGCGCTGCCAGGCATGTGCGATGCCGCCGGCGGCGACGAAGGTCGCGAAGCCGAGCATCGCCAGATGCGAGTGGGCGATCTTCCAGTCAGTGAAGTGGACCAGCGCCTGCACCGGCATCAGCGCCTGGAACGAGCCCTGCAGGCTGACCAGCAGATAGAAGATGATGCCCGTCCAGACATAGCGCAGCGGGATGTCCTTGAGGACGGCGGCGCCCTGGCCGCCGAGCGACATCAGCAGGTTCGTCACGACCAGGATCACGTCCGCACCCTGATAGACCGACGCCACAATCGCCGCCTTCTGCGTGTCCATCGGCAGCGACGAATAGACATAATGATGCGTGCCGGTGAGCGGATAGACGAAGAACAGGCCCCAGAACCCGATCATCGACAGGAAGTGGCTGTAGATCGGGCGCCGGGTGACGGCCGGGATCAGGGCATAGGCGATCGCGAGCGAGAAAGGGGTCACCAACAGGCCGACGGCGTCATGGATCCACAGGCCGCTGAACGCGGCTCCCAGGGCGCCCGGCACCAGTTCGGGCACCAGGCTGCCGATCGGAAACGAGAGGAACGAGAAGACGCCGCCGCCGATGATGTACCAGGCCGAGACATAGAGCCCGCCCGGGATCGGCTTCAACAGCGGCAGGATGAACTGGACGAACCAGAGCGCCAGGCAGAACTCGGTCACGATGTTCGTGACCGCCGGGAATTCCGTCCAGGCGAGCGGCTTGGCCGCAACCAGCCAGTGGTCGAAGCCCGCGAGCACCAGGCTCCAGCCTGACAGCACGACGCCCAGGTTCCAGAGCCAGAACAGGGCCCAGCCGAGCCGCCGGCTGGTCACCGGCCGGTCCGCTAGCCGCGGGACGAGGTGATAGAGCGTCGCGAGGAAGCCGTTGCACAGCCAGCCCCACAGGATGCCCTGGGTGTGGTCGTAGCGCAGTCGTCCCCAGGTTGCCCAGGGATAGCTGCCGAGAAA is a window from the Aliidongia dinghuensis genome containing:
- a CDS encoding cbb3-type cytochrome c oxidase subunit I, whose amino-acid sequence is MTATTLSAPPRVEYDLIKAHSLAAIVTLIISAVFGAIVALKFTYPDFLGSYPWATWGRLRYDHTQGILWGWLCNGFLATLYHLVPRLADRPVTSRRLGWALFWLWNLGVVLSGWSLVLAGFDHWLVAAKPLAWTEFPAVTNIVTEFCLALWFVQFILPLLKPIPGGLYVSAWYIIGGGVFSFLSFPIGSLVPELVPGALGAAFSGLWIHDAVGLLVTPFSLAIAYALIPAVTRRPIYSHFLSMIGFWGLFFVYPLTGTHHYVYSSLPMDTQKAAIVASVYQGADVILVVTNLLMSLGGQGAAVLKDIPLRYVWTGIIFYLLVSLQGSFQALMPVQALVHFTDWKIAHSHLAMLGFATFVAAGGIAHAWQRVPGVRYNATAMAWSYWLIGTGLLVMFFDLTAAGLVEAHLWESGSPWMDSVRAVASYWAFRDASAAPVLAGFLAFLLGLTTGPAAASETAESSPEPLSPGELVAVGAHPVAGE